A segment of the Marmota flaviventris isolate mMarFla1 chromosome 2, mMarFla1.hap1, whole genome shotgun sequence genome:
gaataaacaAAACAGGTTTGCTGAAAATAAAACCAGGACTCCCAAACCACTCCAGTCAGCCTGCTTCCAGAAGGCCTGTCAGTCAGGGCACCGCCACCAGTGGCTGATTGAGCAGCATCCAGCATGTACCAGGTGAGTGCACATGCTGCCAGAGGGGTTGCTGAGAGGAAACTGAGCAGAGTGTTGCTGAGGGTTGAGGGAGGCCAGGCTCCCAGGTTTGGGGGAGACGTTTGGATGGTAAGCGACTGGATTAGGTGAGAGCAGTTCTCACACTGGCTTTTTTCTCCAGGTGGTCGCATTCTTGGCTATGATGCTGGGAACCCACACCCTTAGTTTTCGACTCCGGAAGGACTGCAGCCACTGGCCCAGCTGTGGTCCCAGCAAAGGGCAGGATCTCTCTGAGGACTTGTTGCAGGGGCCAACTGTGTTCATGTCTCCCCCGGAGCCTGAGAGCCTTGCCCAGCACCCAGAATCCTGCAGGGCCAGTGAAGACGGACCCCTCAATAGCAGGGCCATCTCCCCCTGGAGATATGAGTGAGTCTGCCACCCTATCCCAAATGAAAACCCTGCCTGtgctttcctgtgtgtgtgtgtgtgtgtgtgtgtgtgtgagggctGTGTGAAGGTGCAGGCAAGTTCTACCCAATTCTACTTTCCCTCTTTGATCTCAGAGGCCATAAAGTTTCAGAAACTAACAAGCCTAGATTTGAGTCCTTCCTGTGACTCCCATTTAGTCACCTTGGGCCAATAACTCCCcccaagttattttatttatttatttaatctgtaaaatgagattatACCCCATAGGCTAATATGTAGATCAAATGAAATCACATATGTAAAATCTGTTCTTAATGTTGGTGctctactttttttccttctccttctccttcttctcttcctcctctttctccttctttttctataatatcccacttttttaaaaaaactaaaatattaggGAATATGGTATGATACAGGCACAAAGCATCCCAGTACCAAATGTAACTTCCCTGGGTCATGAATAGGTTTTAAGTATATGAAGACTGTAAAACCCTCAATTCTTGGGGGAAACCCAGCATCTAGAACCCTGGGATGCTTATCTTTGATCATGATAATGTTATCTTATTCTTTTGCTCAGTGTGCCACAGAAATATTATAATTCTCTATTTGGGCCATAATGTGAAAAATGTTAGGAAATACTGCAATAGggacagagatttaaaaaatattaaagattaggGTCTTAGGGATCCCAACCATAATTCTTTTGTCTTTATGTCCTTTTAGGGGGTTCTGTGTTTCCACTCCCCATACATATGACTCTGTTTAGTGACTTTGGGAATAGATGAAGTTTATTGGGGGTAGGAAGGGGGCCAACTTTAACAGATTAGATCTCAGGTGGAGTCAACAATTCATAATGCTTTTGAGTGGTCTCAGAAGGTCAGTTGGTTCTGGGACAAATCTGATGGTGTAAAGCCTGTTGGGGGAGGTTGGGTGCCAGATGGCTGACTGAACTAGGGCTCAGACCACTGGTTGGGAGGCTGTGATTCCCTGATAACCACTTAGTCAGCCTTGCCCATTCTGTTATGTACAACACTTGTTCTACAAGCTGCTCTTCAGAAAAGTGATGTCAAGTAAGTTTGGGTGCAGCAGCTCCAGTCCCCACaccctgagattttttttttaaagagagagtgagagagtgagagagagaattttaatatttattttttagttatcggcagacacaacatttttgttttgtatgtggtgctgagtatcaaacccaggccgcacgcatgccaggcgagtgtgctaccgcttgagccacatccccagcccccactctgAGATTTATAGTGCCCCTTACACACTAAAATCTGCAAGAAGTCTGCAGAAAAGGAACCATTAAATTCAATGTTTCCCAAACTCATTTGACCTCAGAACCTTTTCTTGAATGGTGTTTATTAGGGAACCCATTGGGAAATGCTATAGAAGGTGGACCCCAGTCTCCCAGGGTTTTTCTGTATGGAAAACAGTCTTACAACCTGGGATGGGGGTTTTCCTGCTCCACTGTTGGAATACAAACCTTTGGAGTATCTACTCTTTCTgtgtttttcaagttttttttttttttggccacaaAATCTTttcagaataggaaaagaagtcttTCCCTGCATTGTTAAGTGTACTTATAATATATGCTTTGGTAGTGTCTTGTGGGTATAGGAAACAGCTCCTTCTAGGAAGTAGAACTGGTGGAGAGAGagattgtcttctttttctttctttttaaaaattattttatacttggCTGTCAGAGTAGTTTTTACTTTTgaaacaattataattttattttagttttttggcaccagggattgaactcaggggcactccaccactgagccacatccccagccctattttatattttatttagagacagggttctactgagttgcttagcaacttgcttttgctgaggctggctttgaactcgagatcctcctgtctccacctccagagccactgggattacaggcgtgcgacactgtgcctggcttaacaattataattttaaaagacctaAAATGTAATAATTACCCTAAGAAACCTCACGCTAAAGCCCAGCTCGATATCATATGGAAGAAGAACTTGGTCtggtggaggcagaggcagaagccTGCTTACCTTCCCCTGCCTCCTGAAGGGCTCCAGGACAGGACCAAGTGGAAAACCACTCTTTTGTCCCCTACATTCACTTTCAGTCAGGGAAGATAAATCCCAGAGAGCAGGGTGATGACTTATTCAAAGTTACACAGCATGTGGGTGCCAGAACTGAGACAAGAAGTCAGGCCCCCATGTCTTTCCTCTAGCAGCCCCATCCCACCTGGCCCTCCCTGCTCTGGCCTATCTCTCCAGGGACTGATCAGTTGCATCCCCACAGGTTGGACAGGGACTTGAACCGGCTCCCCCAGGATCTGTATCACGCCCGTTGCCTGTGTCCACACTGCGTCAGCCTACAGACAGGCTCTCACATGGACCCTCTGGGCAACTCAGAGCTGCTCTACCACAACCAGACCGTCTTCTACCGGCGTCCATGCCACGGTGAAAGGGGCACCCACCATGGCTACTGCCTGGAGCGTAGGCTCTACCGCGTTTCCTTGGCTTGTGTGTGTGTACGGCCCCGTGTGATGGCCTAGTCATGCCTGCCACCTACCTGAAGCCAGATCCTTATCTGTAAGACTGCAGCCAGGTGCACAACCATCTTGCCATGGTAGGCCAAGATACCCACATGCTTGGTCCCTCTGAAGCACCACCTGCATCAGCAAGCTCCTCGGACAGGATGGAGGCCTTGGGGAGAACACACActttggcactttttttttttttggcactttttttttttttttgaggtgctggggattgaacccagggcctcgtgcatgcgaggcaagcagtctaccaactgagctatatccccagccccctactttAGCACTTTTTGGAAGCACTTTTGGAAGGGAGCAACTGCAGCTTGTGGCTGCTGGAATCTGTTGTCCTGGCATTTCCTTTCAGAAAAGGCCTTCAAAGCTCTGCCCATTTCTGGAGGCCACACTCCTGACTCTTCTTATCCTCCCATCTCTAGCTGCCCTGGCCCAGCACAGGAACTTTCTTCTTATTGGCCCTGTTGACCctcatttcatttgtttgttcgttcattcatttatcaaacaCTCAGTGATCATCTACTTTGCACATGTCCTGGTGTAGTTACAAATCCTTCGACATGGATCATTCTGAGGAGGAAGCTGTTATTGAATGTGGAGAGATTTATCCAAATAAATATCTGTATTTAAAAATGGCCTAATTTGTCTTTGGCATCCATGGTGCCCGAACATCCCATGGCCCTCAGCCCACCACCTCCTCCTTCCTACCACCAGCCCTCACCTACTGCCCGCCCTGCCAGCTCTCCATGCCATGCAGTTTCTATTGCACCCTCCCATCCCTTTCACTCTCTGGCTCCCTGACCCAGCCCTGAACACCAGGGAAGGGTCAGGCCTCCTCCTGGCATGCTGGAGAGACAGAGGCCCATTGAGGCACTGCAGCAGGCATACAGCGCCCCCTTGTCTCCCCAACAATCCGCCTTTGTCCTCTGCTGCAGCTTGGTCCTGAGGGTGCTGCCTGGGCTGGGCTCCAGCTCTCACCCTCCttaaaaggaaaagggagaaaggacCAGCCAAGGAAGAGGGTTAAGGTTATAGGAGGCGGAAATAAACTTATTCAGGCTTAGGTCACAGAAGTGTTGTGGGGTGTCTTACTCTTGTCCCTGTCTAATGCTTACTCCCAGCTCCTGCAGTTTCTTTCTGACCTCCTTCTCCCCGTCTTCCTTCTCCCCTTTTCCAGGCTGGGTTGGGCTCCCAGTAAGGGGAGGGGTTGGCCACGCCTCTCAGCCCTCCCAGCGTCCTCCTAGGGGGCTGGTGCAGGCAACAGCAGAGGCTCTCTGGGCAGCCTGGTGAAGGCCCATCTGGGAGGCCTCCCCAGCGGCTGCCTTTCCTGGGCCCCCAGCAGACCTCTCTGCTTCACTTTCAGGTTTATCCAAGTGCCTTCTTGCTCCTGTCTGCTTTCTCATCCTGCCGGGTTTCTGGGTCCCTTCCTGGGCTGGTGGcagtgtgtgggtgggtgggtggggctgtGCCCAGTGGTCCCCACGGAGATGTTCAGTGCTTGGAATCGCCGGGACCGGCCCCCTGAGGAGGGGGCAGCTGCAGAGCTCCAGGGCTTCGCTGTGGACAAGACCTTCTTCTCCTCTCTCAAAGGCATCCTGCTGGAAACTGAGCTGGTAACAGTTGCCTCCCCAATCTGGTGCTTCTGTCTcccccatccccagctccctggccCACCAGCCCTGAGCTGGGTTCCCAGGTTCACAGCCCAGCAATTCTCTTTTCGAGCTTCTCCCATCTCCAGCTGCACCTTCTTCATCTCCTGCTCAGCTTTCTTGCTGCCTCTCCATTTGGAGCAGGTTTCAGTTGCAGCAGGATGAGTTGAAGTTAGACAGAAGGGCAGCTTCCTGGGACATGGAGGGATTGGACATAGGGATAGGACAGGGATAAAAGCTGGCTTGTcttttcccagcctccaggatgACCACTTGTTGGCATGTCTAAGAAACCCAACTACCAAAAAGGGCAGATTTCCTACAGCTCTGCTTTATCTGCTGGCTGCTGCCCATGAACATCTATTTTCAGGAAGAATCTTCCCCCAGTTCCTTAGCAAGGCCTCTGCCTCTCTGTCATCCTGTATAGCTGGGGAGCACCTGCCTTCTAAGCCTTCTCTCTTGGTGTGGAATAAAGGCTCTGGTTCTCATCAGAGAAGTTTAGGACATCTGAGAGTGGAAAGAGCATTGTGGGCCAGGGGCCGCCTCCTGAGGTGCAGGGCCTTTGTGGACACAACTCCAGAGGCCTACTGTGTACTCCTGGGGGACACCACTCTAGAGGATCACCATAGGCTCGTACTCCCTGTAGCCGTGCAGCTTGGCCTAACTGCTGGGGTTACTGGGGTCCCTGGGGCTGGAGATGGCCCTCTACGGTCAAATGCCTGGAATGGTGTCCCCGACA
Coding sequences within it:
- the Il25 gene encoding interleukin-25, which encodes MRPLKERPRLGESSSHTGFFLQVVAFLAMMLGTHTLSFRLRKDCSHWPSCGPSKGQDLSEDLLQGPTVFMSPPEPESLAQHPESCRASEDGPLNSRAISPWRYELDRDLNRLPQDLYHARCLCPHCVSLQTGSHMDPLGNSELLYHNQTVFYRRPCHGERGTHHGYCLERRLYRVSLACVCVRPRVMA